The following coding sequences are from one Mycolicibacterium aichiense window:
- a CDS encoding universal stress protein, which yields MGVHAAELPGAVVVGVDGTPWSLSALTWAVPEAVSRDVPLRLVHAVPPALSTPSGGDCDWDAVLVEAQDVATQTRRGVCVETASVVGSPGDVLERESADAAMVCIGARPPHAAGGRLFGGTASHLADHARCPVAIIRTGDDGRARVGGVVSVVLSDDPDNDDVVHLAMQEGRLRDATVRQIDRRVDSWIRRYPDVHVEVVSAGTGWVGHHDEDPHERQVGLAVVGTSDAGTLTSLAVPNCHPILGYPDCSVLLVRQATDEPAARPG from the coding sequence ATGGGCGTTCACGCCGCTGAACTGCCAGGTGCCGTCGTCGTCGGGGTCGATGGCACCCCATGGTCGTTGAGCGCGCTCACCTGGGCGGTGCCCGAGGCTGTCAGCCGCGACGTGCCGTTGCGGCTGGTTCACGCGGTGCCGCCCGCACTTTCGACGCCCTCCGGTGGTGATTGTGATTGGGACGCAGTGCTTGTCGAAGCCCAGGATGTGGCGACCCAAACGCGCCGTGGCGTATGTGTGGAGACTGCATCGGTGGTCGGATCACCCGGCGACGTGCTGGAGCGGGAGTCTGCCGACGCCGCCATGGTGTGCATCGGTGCCCGCCCACCGCATGCGGCAGGCGGACGCCTTTTCGGCGGAACGGCAAGTCATCTCGCTGACCACGCTCGATGCCCGGTTGCGATCATCCGCACCGGCGACGATGGCAGGGCCCGCGTCGGGGGCGTGGTGTCGGTGGTGCTCTCCGATGATCCTGACAACGACGATGTCGTACACCTGGCCATGCAGGAAGGACGGTTGCGCGACGCGACCGTCCGGCAGATCGATCGGCGCGTGGACAGCTGGATTCGGCGGTATCCCGATGTCCACGTCGAGGTCGTTTCGGCAGGCACCGGGTGGGTGGGCCACCACGATGAGGACCCGCACGAGCGGCAGGTCGGTCTCGCGGTGGTCGGCACGTCGGATGCCGGCACCCTCACCTCGCTCGCTGTGCCCAATTGCCATCCGATCCTGGGCTATCCGGATTGCTCGGTGCTCCTGGTGAGGCAGGCGACCGACGAGCCGGCGGCCCGGCCCGGCTGA
- the dosR gene encoding hypoxia response regulator transcription factor DosR/DevR gives MVKVFLVDDHEVVRRGLIDLLSADPDLEIVGEAGSVAQAMARIPAAKPDVAVLDVQLPDGNGIELCRDLLSVLSDLRCLMLTSFTSDEAMLDAVLAGASGYVVKDIKGMQLAQAVKDVGAGRSLLDNRAAAALMAKLRGATQRSDPLSGLTEQERSLLTLLGEGLTNKQIADRMFLTEKTIKNYVSRLLAKLGMERRTQAAVFVAKLDHHEHGGY, from the coding sequence ATGGTGAAAGTCTTTCTGGTAGATGACCATGAGGTGGTCCGCCGCGGTCTCATCGACCTGCTCAGCGCAGATCCGGATCTGGAAATCGTCGGTGAGGCCGGCTCCGTCGCCCAGGCGATGGCCCGGATTCCCGCGGCGAAGCCCGACGTCGCGGTGCTCGATGTGCAGCTGCCCGACGGCAACGGTATCGAGCTGTGCCGTGACCTGTTGTCCGTACTCTCCGACCTTCGGTGTCTGATGCTGACCTCGTTCACCTCCGACGAGGCCATGCTGGACGCGGTCCTGGCCGGCGCCAGCGGATACGTCGTCAAAGACATCAAGGGCATGCAGCTGGCCCAGGCCGTCAAGGACGTCGGCGCGGGCCGCTCGCTACTGGATAACCGGGCCGCCGCGGCGTTGATGGCCAAGTTGCGCGGTGCGACACAGCGATCCGATCCGCTCTCCGGCCTGACCGAACAGGAACGGTCGCTGCTGACTCTGCTGGGCGAGGGCCTCACCAACAAACAGATCGCCGACCGGATGTTTCTCACCGAGAAGACGATCAAGAACTATGTCTCCCGGCTCCTGGCCAAACTGGGCATGGAGCGGCGCACGCAGGCGGCGGTGTTCGTCGCCAAGCTGGATCACCACGAGCACGGCGGCTACTAG